From the genome of Alteromonas stellipolaris:
GCAGAGGTTACCAGTCGCCTAGAAGGCGCGGTAGCTCGTGTTAGCGGCGTAAAAAATATTTCCGCACAAAGCGAAGAAAATTCAGCACGTATAAGGGTAGAGTTTCGCGCTGGCGTTAACTTAGAAGATGCCGCTAACGAAACCCGAGAGTCGGTGAGCCGCGTTCAGCGACAGCTACCGGATGATGTCGAAGAGCTTGCGATTATTCGCGCAGACAGTGATGCGCAAGCGGTGGTAAGCCTTGCGATTTCAAGCGACACCTTAGACATGGAAACCTTAACTGAGCGTGTTGACACCGATGTGGCTCCGCTTTTTTTGAGCATTCCTGGGGTGGCCGATGTCAGTATGAGTGGCGACAGAGAACGTGTACTTAGGGTATCCGTTGACCCACTTCGTTTAACCAGCTTTGGGTTATCGATGGCTGAAATTGCCAGCGCACTAGCGCTAGCCCCTTTTGATGTGCCCGCAGGGAGTATTCAATCTTCCGACCAAGCCTTAATTGTGCGCGCCGACGCTACATCAGTTAGTGCTGAAGATGTAGGTAATATTGTTGTTTCAGGTGATATACGAATCGGCGACGTAGCCAGTGTGTATTTTGGTCCTGCCGATTCCAGCAGTATGGTTCGCCTTGATGGCCGCCCGGTTATTGGTTTAGGCGTTATCCGCCAAGCCAGTTCAAACACCATTGAAATTTCAGATGAAGTGCTTTCTATGGTGAAAGACTTAGACAAACGCTTTACGGATATGAAGATTGTAGTGACATCTGACGACGCTGAATTTATTCGAGACTCGGTAAAAGAAGTGGTGGTATCGCTGAGTCTTACCGTGGCGTTAGTTGTTCTCACTTTACTCGTGTTTATTGGCTCTTGGCGAGCCACTATTGTGCCAGCCCTGAGTATTCCTGTCTCACTGGCCGGCGCGCTAGGTATTATTTGGGCCATGGGCTTTTCAGTTAACATTCTAACCTTATTGGCGTTGGTACTTGCCACAGGCATGATTGTTGATGACGCCATTGTGGTATCTGAAAACATTCAGCGCAGAAGAGCCATGGGGCTTGGTCCTCGGGCAGCAGCGGTTATTGGTACTCGTGAAGTATTCTTTGCGGTTATTGCTACCACGGCAGTATTAGCCTCGGTGTTTATACCCATTGCATTCCTGCCATCTACCGCAGGACGCTTATTTAGAGAATTCGGCGGCGTGCTAGCTGGGGCAGTTATCATATCTTCGTTTGTTGCTTTATCGTTAGTACCCGCGCTTACCGCTAGGCTTTCGAAAAAGCAATCTACGAAGTCGGGCTTTTTCGATGCCACCTTTGGCCGCTTCGGTCACGCCTGTTTACGTTTGTATCAAAAGTCACTGGTGTTTGCGCTAAAATACGCATGGGCGGTAGGCATAGTAAGCTTATTGGCTGGCGGTGGTGCGTACTTGCTGGCAAAGAATATCGATAATGAATTAATGCCAAGTGAAGATAGAGGCACAATTCGTATATTTGCTCGCGGGCCTGATGGTGCAGGCTTGAACTTCATGGACCGACAGGCCGAGAAGATGGAAGAAATGCTATTCCCTTATGTAGAAAACGGCACCATCGACTCAATTTATACGGTGGTGGGGCAATGGGATCCTAATATTGTATTTATTACGGTTCCGCTTAAGCATTGGGATGATCGCGACAAGTCGTTACAAGATATCGTGGGTGAAATTCGCCCTGGCTTGCAAGCCATTCCAGGAGCGCCGGGCAATGCCTTTGGCGGAAACAGCCTTAATTTACGGGGTCAAGGTGGTGGTTTAGAACTGGCACTTACTGGTGATACCTATGAAAATATTCATAAAGCGGCGTTAGCGTTTGCTATCGAGATAGAAAATGCGTTACCTGAAGTGGGTAGACCGCAAATTAGCTACGACCCTACTCAGCCTCAAATGCGAGTTAATATTGACAGACGTCGTGCAGAGGAATTAGGTGTACCACTGCCTGATATTGCCAGCGCCCTTCGCGCTGCGGTAAATGGTGATGATATTGCTGATTTAAACGTGGGTGACCAAGCCATTCCCATCATGCTACAAACCAATAATAGAAATTCTATTAACCCCTCAGACCTTACTAATCTGTATGTGAAAAGCAGTACTGGCAACCTGGTGCCATTATCCAGTGTCGCATTTATTACTGAAGAAGGTGTGGCCGCTGAACTTGAACGCCAAGCGCAGCGCCGTGCAATTAATATCGAGATGGATTTGCCGGAAGACTTAGCGTTAAGTGATGTAGTAGACAGCATTCGCGAACTTGGTAACGAAACGCTACCCGATGGCATGGGATTAGTATTCTTAGGTGAAGCACAAACCTATGAAGAAACGTCTAAGCAAGTCGCCCTAACCTACGTACTCGCATTTATTATTGTACTGCTAGTGTTGGCAGCGCAGTTTGAAAGTGTGAATTCTGCCGTTGTGGTAATGTTAACGGTGCCCTTCGGTATTGCTGCGGCTATTTATGCCCTGTACCTAACCAGCACAAGCATTAACATTTACTCGCAAATTGGCTTGGTAATGCTAATAGGACTATTGGCGAAAAATGCCATCTTACTTATTGAGTTTGCCGATCAGTTACGGGATAAAGGCTATAGCGTTTACGATGCCATTATAGAAGCGGGTCGCGTTCGTCTTCGCCCAATCATGATGACATTGGTGTCCACTATATTAGGCGGCTTGCCTCTGATACTTTCAACAGGCGCAGGTGCCGAAGCGCGAAATGCGATTGGTTGGGTTGTCTTTGGTGGACTAGGTATTGCGGTGGTCTTTACCTTATACCTAACGCCAGTGCTATATCTTGCATTAGCAAGATTTACTA
Proteins encoded in this window:
- a CDS encoding efflux RND transporter permease subunit, which codes for MSNAPVTNDLPSLSIRRPVLIVVLNLLIAIAGLSALSALEVRELPDVDTPRITVTATYPGASPETVDAEVTSRLEGAVARVSGVKNISAQSEENSARIRVEFRAGVNLEDAANETRESVSRVQRQLPDDVEELAIIRADSDAQAVVSLAISSDTLDMETLTERVDTDVAPLFLSIPGVADVSMSGDRERVLRVSVDPLRLTSFGLSMAEIASALALAPFDVPAGSIQSSDQALIVRADATSVSAEDVGNIVVSGDIRIGDVASVYFGPADSSSMVRLDGRPVIGLGVIRQASSNTIEISDEVLSMVKDLDKRFTDMKIVVTSDDAEFIRDSVKEVVVSLSLTVALVVLTLLVFIGSWRATIVPALSIPVSLAGALGIIWAMGFSVNILTLLALVLATGMIVDDAIVVSENIQRRRAMGLGPRAAAVIGTREVFFAVIATTAVLASVFIPIAFLPSTAGRLFREFGGVLAGAVIISSFVALSLVPALTARLSKKQSTKSGFFDATFGRFGHACLRLYQKSLVFALKYAWAVGIVSLLAGGGAYLLAKNIDNELMPSEDRGTIRIFARGPDGAGLNFMDRQAEKMEEMLFPYVENGTIDSIYTVVGQWDPNIVFITVPLKHWDDRDKSLQDIVGEIRPGLQAIPGAPGNAFGGNSLNLRGQGGGLELALTGDTYENIHKAALAFAIEIENALPEVGRPQISYDPTQPQMRVNIDRRRAEELGVPLPDIASALRAAVNGDDIADLNVGDQAIPIMLQTNNRNSINPSDLTNLYVKSSTGNLVPLSSVAFITEEGVAAELERQAQRRAINIEMDLPEDLALSDVVDSIRELGNETLPDGMGLVFLGEAQTYEETSKQVALTYVLAFIIVLLVLAAQFESVNSAVVVMLTVPFGIAAAIYALYLTSTSINIYSQIGLVMLIGLLAKNAILLIEFADQLRDKGYSVYDAIIEAGRVRLRPIMMTLVSTILGGLPLILSTGAGAEARNAIGWVVFGGLGIAVVFTLYLTPVLYLALARFTKPRADESQRLEGEMRDAELREEASVS